Proteins from a single region of Sinorhizobium alkalisoli:
- a CDS encoding glucoamylase family protein: MTELLSTDPELNRMPTDQDLARLQFTTLLYYLHCTNPDNGLVRDKTEPGAPASIAAIGMALATIPVLVERGIIIREFASKIARRRLKFLLECPQGPDPDASGYKGFFYHFLDIETGRRVWECELSTIDSAFLFAGALTVAAYFDADAEEEAEVRRLANALYERADWNWACDHGPTLTHGWRPENGFIPYRWRGYDEGLLLYILGLGSPNHPLPPEAYAAYTESYEWRNLYGRELLYSGPLFTHQLSHMWIDFRGIRDAFMRAHDSDYFQNSRHAAFVQQQYAVRNPLNFAGYGEYCWGFTASDGPGWTRRHIGGVDREFFDYIARGAPYGPDDGTVSPWVVVASLPFAPEIVIPTLRNFARMHLGMTRLYGFKPSFNQTFVVEDSETGWWVSPYHFGVDQGPVVLMIENYRTGLLWKIMRRCEPLVVGLRRAGFSGGWL; this comes from the coding sequence ATGACGGAACTGCTGTCGACCGATCCCGAACTGAACCGGATGCCGACCGATCAGGATCTCGCTCGGCTTCAGTTCACCACGCTGCTCTACTACCTGCATTGCACCAATCCGGACAACGGGCTCGTTCGCGACAAGACGGAGCCCGGCGCTCCGGCAAGCATCGCCGCGATCGGCATGGCTCTCGCCACGATCCCCGTGCTCGTGGAGCGGGGGATCATCATTCGCGAGTTCGCCTCGAAAATAGCGCGCCGACGGCTGAAGTTTCTCCTCGAGTGCCCACAGGGGCCTGATCCTGACGCGTCCGGTTACAAAGGCTTCTTCTATCATTTCCTCGACATCGAAACCGGCAGGCGCGTGTGGGAGTGCGAATTGTCGACGATTGACTCGGCGTTCCTTTTCGCAGGAGCACTGACGGTCGCCGCCTATTTCGACGCGGATGCGGAGGAGGAGGCCGAGGTTCGCCGCCTGGCAAACGCACTTTACGAACGGGCGGACTGGAACTGGGCCTGCGACCACGGGCCGACGCTCACCCACGGCTGGCGACCGGAAAACGGCTTCATTCCCTATCGGTGGCGCGGCTACGACGAGGGCTTGCTCCTCTATATTCTCGGTCTCGGTTCACCCAACCATCCCTTGCCGCCCGAAGCCTATGCCGCCTATACCGAGAGCTATGAGTGGCGGAACCTTTACGGCCGGGAACTGCTCTATTCGGGACCGCTTTTTACCCACCAGCTTTCGCACATGTGGATCGACTTTCGCGGCATCCGTGACGCATTCATGCGAGCGCATGACAGCGACTATTTCCAGAACAGCCGGCACGCGGCTTTTGTCCAGCAGCAATACGCCGTCCGCAATCCCCTGAACTTTGCCGGCTATGGCGAATATTGCTGGGGGTTCACGGCCAGCGACGGCCCCGGCTGGACCAGGCGCCACATCGGCGGCGTCGACAGGGAGTTCTTCGACTATATCGCCCGCGGCGCGCCATACGGACCGGACGACGGAACCGTATCCCCGTGGGTGGTCGTCGCTTCCCTGCCATTTGCACCGGAAATCGTTATCCCGACCCTCCGCAACTTTGCGCGCATGCATCTCGGCATGACGCGGCTTTACGGGTTCAAGCCGTCCTTCAACCAGACCTTTGTCGTGGAGGACAGCGAGACCGGATGGTGGGTCAGTCCCTATCACTTCGGCGTCGACCAGGGCCCCGTCGTTCTGATGATCGAAAACTACAGGACCGGGCTGTTGTGGAAGATCATGCGCCGGTGCGAGCCGTTGGTGGTGGGTTTGAGGCGAGCCGGGTTCTCGGGTGGATGGCTTTGA
- the eutB gene encoding ethanolamine ammonia-lyase subunit EutB produces MSKRAISQHGDGLTRRNLLVMAGAAATLASYGPIARSASGGRSIVIDDVKDGEDVFAYIGRMKGGFDQAAYQQVIGAANAFKEGDQAIGVGAQDEASRRNARALLANTKIKDLHQQPLLEDDLQKLIWQTTDQAQFERVKDWTIGRLKEFLLTETEEEIKGLMTGLTSDTIGMVPKLMNNEELISLSQKLFNVMPGTKMGAKGYMGARIQPNSPTDHPDDIVWQVFDAFSYATGDIVIGTNPVDSTVESVVAVERALKDIVDTFGLADVIPWCVLAHIDVQAETAESFPGTVSTMFQSLAGTDDCNKIFDITNEKILRYARAKKGERYGLYFETGQGSEFTNGVANGVDMMVLESRKYGFSRAVGIELANVQPKGAWLHVNDVAGFIGPEVFKSREQLVRCCLEDMVMGKLHGLTIGLDICTTLHMTVSLDDLDWCQDQIMPANPAYLIALPTKNDPMLSYLTTSFQDHVRLRDKFGFKVNDAMWDFYKRIGIVAADGSYTANFGDPLWVYYQYRQAKGDKRSRDAIYAEGRQSMREVEERGVDLATGHGANIWDLNPPLAAKVKGLYDDAKQSLWAELTPEFVAAIPDVVPVRTLSKDRNDYIAHPNTGEMLSPDGIRAIERIRDSWGNDLPKGQIVISDGLNAKAIMDDGHLAPYLQEMRGLLAGAGVTLSDKNIMVTGGRVRAGYRIGELLFENSDPNSLRGILHIIGERPGTMHHAYSVYITVARGRRWSEKGIDHDITKLVSNVADTALSPREAARETLTIIREIVGKEVNGSRRYG; encoded by the coding sequence ATGAGCAAGCGCGCGATCTCACAGCACGGTGATGGGCTTACCAGAAGAAATCTCCTGGTGATGGCGGGAGCTGCCGCCACGCTCGCAAGCTACGGTCCTATTGCCAGAAGCGCTTCTGGCGGACGGAGCATCGTGATCGACGACGTGAAAGACGGCGAGGACGTGTTTGCATACATCGGCAGGATGAAGGGTGGCTTCGATCAGGCCGCCTATCAGCAAGTCATCGGCGCCGCGAATGCGTTCAAGGAGGGAGATCAGGCAATCGGGGTGGGAGCCCAAGATGAGGCAAGTCGAAGAAATGCCCGCGCTCTTCTGGCAAACACGAAGATCAAGGATCTGCACCAGCAGCCGCTCCTCGAGGACGATCTGCAGAAATTGATCTGGCAGACTACCGATCAGGCCCAGTTTGAACGGGTGAAAGACTGGACGATCGGCCGACTGAAGGAATTTCTGCTCACAGAAACCGAGGAAGAGATCAAGGGTCTCATGACTGGCCTGACCAGCGATACTATAGGCATGGTCCCCAAGCTGATGAACAACGAGGAACTGATCTCGCTCAGCCAGAAGCTATTCAACGTGATGCCGGGCACGAAGATGGGTGCGAAGGGCTACATGGGGGCCCGGATCCAGCCAAATTCTCCGACCGACCATCCCGATGATATCGTCTGGCAGGTTTTCGATGCCTTCTCCTACGCAACCGGCGACATCGTCATCGGCACCAATCCGGTGGACAGCACGGTCGAAAGCGTCGTCGCGGTCGAACGTGCGCTGAAGGACATCGTGGATACGTTCGGGCTGGCGGATGTGATCCCGTGGTGTGTGCTCGCACACATCGATGTCCAGGCCGAGACGGCCGAGAGTTTTCCCGGAACGGTTTCCACGATGTTCCAGAGCCTGGCCGGGACAGATGACTGCAACAAGATCTTCGACATTACGAACGAGAAAATCCTGCGCTATGCACGCGCGAAGAAGGGGGAACGATACGGCCTGTATTTCGAAACGGGGCAGGGTTCCGAATTCACCAATGGCGTCGCAAACGGCGTCGACATGATGGTGCTCGAGTCGCGAAAATACGGCTTCAGCAGAGCGGTGGGGATCGAACTCGCGAACGTGCAACCCAAGGGCGCATGGCTTCATGTCAACGATGTTGCCGGTTTCATTGGGCCGGAAGTCTTCAAGAGCCGGGAGCAACTGGTGCGGTGCTGTCTCGAAGACATGGTCATGGGCAAGCTCCATGGACTTACCATCGGCCTCGATATCTGCACGACCTTGCATATGACCGTCAGCCTCGACGACCTCGACTGGTGCCAGGACCAGATCATGCCGGCCAATCCCGCCTATCTGATTGCCCTGCCTACCAAAAACGACCCGATGCTGAGCTATCTCACCACCTCGTTCCAGGACCACGTTCGCTTGCGCGACAAGTTCGGCTTCAAGGTCAATGACGCGATGTGGGACTTCTACAAACGTATAGGCATCGTGGCTGCAGACGGCAGCTATACCGCGAACTTCGGAGATCCACTCTGGGTGTACTACCAGTACCGCCAGGCCAAAGGCGACAAAAGGTCCAGGGACGCGATCTATGCGGAAGGACGGCAGAGCATGCGGGAAGTTGAAGAGCGAGGCGTCGACCTCGCCACCGGCCACGGGGCCAATATATGGGATCTCAATCCACCGCTCGCAGCCAAGGTGAAGGGACTGTACGACGACGCGAAACAGTCCCTTTGGGCCGAACTCACGCCCGAGTTCGTTGCCGCCATACCCGATGTCGTGCCGGTTCGCACCCTGTCCAAGGACCGCAACGATTACATTGCTCACCCCAATACGGGCGAAATGCTCAGTCCGGACGGAATCCGGGCAATTGAAAGGATCAGAGACTCCTGGGGAAACGACTTGCCCAAAGGTCAGATTGTCATCTCGGATGGTCTGAACGCCAAAGCCATCATGGACGATGGGCATCTCGCACCCTACCTTCAGGAGATGCGTGGGCTGCTTGCCGGGGCGGGTGTCACCCTGAGCGACAAGAACATCATGGTCACGGGCGGACGGGTGCGGGCAGGCTACCGGATCGGCGAATTGCTGTTCGAGAACTCCGATCCAAACAGTTTAAGGGGAATTCTCCATATTATCGGTGAGCGCCCCGGAACGATGCACCACGCTTATTCGGTCTACATCACCGTTGCCAGAGGCAGGCGCTGGTCCGAGAAGGGTATCGACCACGACATCACGAAGCTCGTCAGCAATGTGGCTGATACGGCTCTGTCGCCACGAGAAGCCGCCAGGGAAACCTTGACCATTATCAGAGAAATCGTCGGCAAAGAGGTGAATGGCAGCCGCCGTTACGGCTAG